In the Vanessa cardui chromosome 10, ilVanCard2.1, whole genome shotgun sequence genome, one interval contains:
- the LOC124532770 gene encoding uncharacterized protein LOC124532770 isoform X1, producing MLSPHSLACNLVSHRFQSYLKSRLKSVSIRVHLIADYRTCVAFICCCKFILVEMDRFVVVAKDLRFTLVGIQVRRPKPKKTLKVKTTCKLLAHRSQKEDGVNGVTEKSFTKYLFPKYPDLARQFYNYIHRSGKCKNKHIPLSTFKQQCEKILAMLDDSAIIETYVRMFSVDADEGTVTPDDLRSLLYISYKLSMDHYPEGPQTCFMVNKTLTAVLRGCFNNKDSHSVGFVVRWLEEHCHRLIFPVHRYCVHVLATRHRDVETLAARADGDALELGTPVLERSAWGSAALPVSAAWLLAATAPPLYSRPLRAPPPPAGSAAAWLARLVCALPSHWAPLYASREHGLGANRFLHHTLAYRGPTLVVLEGGAGPDALTLVVCAAQEWRDTHQYWGAPDCALVQLYPTYALVEQAPKMLYLNSCIRGYPKGLRAGSDPRKPLLVVNEGFDSFTFKGVPYTLAAIEVWGCGEQSLRDAQLEVKKWQVREAERQRQVKISAADWIEHPDRYLLELAGRPQYNNSSS from the exons ATGTTATCTCCGCACAGTTTAGCGTGTAATTTAGTATCGCATCGGTTTCAATCTTATCTCAAATCTCGACTTAAGTCTGTTTCGATTCGTGTTCATTTGATTGCTGATTATCGGACGTGTGTCGCGtttatttgttgttgtaaatttatTCTCGTCGAAATGGATCGTTTCGTAGTCGTCGCGAAAGACTTGCGTTTCACGTTAGTCGGCATCCAAGTGCGGCGACCAAAACCTAAGAAGactttaaaagttaaaactaCTTGTAAG CTCCTCGCACATCGCTCGCAGAAAGAAGATGGCGTCAATGGCGTCACGGAAAAATCGTTTACC AAATATTTATTCCCGAAATACCCGGACCTGGCACGACAGTTCTACAACTACATCCACAGGAGCGGCAAGTGCAAAAACAAGCACATCCCGCTGTCCACGTTCAAGCAGCAATGCGAGAAGATACTGGCCATGTTGGACGACAGCGCGATTATCGAAACTTACGTCAG AATGTTCAGTGTAGACGCAGACGAAGGTACCGTGACGCCGGATGACCTCCGAAGTCTGCTCTACATCAGCTACAAACTCTCGATGGACCACTACCCCGAGGGGCCGCAGACTTGCTTCATG GTGAACAAAACGCTGACGGCGGTGCTCAGGGGCTGCTTCAACAACAAGGACTCCCACAGCGTTGGCTTCGTGGTGCGCTGGCTCGAGGAGCACTGCCACCGGCTCATATTCCCCGTCCACAG GTACTGCGTGCACGTGCTGGCCACGCGGCACCGCGACGTGGAGACGCTGGCGGCGCGCGCGGACGGCGACGCGCTGGAGCTGGGCACGCCCGTGCTGGAGCGCAGCGCGTGGGGCTCGGCCGCGCTGCCCGTGTCGGCGGCGTGGCTGCTGGCCGCCACGGCGCCGCCGCTGTACTCGCGCCCGctgcgcgcgccgccgccgcccgccggcTCGGCCGCCGCCTGGCTGGCGCGCCTCGTGTGCGCGCTGCCCTCGCACTGGGCGCCGCTGTACGCGTCGCGCGAGCACGGCCTGGGCGCCAACCGCTTCCTGCACCACACGCTGGCCTACCGCGGGCCCACGCTCGTCGTGCTGGAGGGCGGCGCCGGGCCCGACGCGCTCACGCTCGTCGTGTGCGCGGCGCAGGAGTGGCGCGACACGCACCAGTACTGGGGCGCGCCCGACTGCGCGCTCGTGCAGCTCTACCCCAC GTACGCGCTGGTGGAGCAGGCGCCCAAGATGCTGTACCTGAACTCGTGCATCCGCGGGTACCCGAAGGGCCTGCGCGCGGGGTCGGACCCGCGCAAGCCGCTGCTCGTCGTCAACGAGGGCTTCGACTCGTTCACGTTCAAGGGCGTGCCCTACACGCTGGCCGCTATCGAG GTGTGGGGCTGCGGTGAGCAGTCCTTAAGAGACGCCCAATTGGAAGTTAAAAAATGGCAAGTACGGGAAGCGGAAAGACAACGCCAG GTAAAGATATCAGCAGCGGACTGGATCGAACACCCCGACCGCTACCTGCTGGAGCTGGCTGGGCGGCCGCAGTACAACAACTCCTCCAGCTAG
- the LOC124532770 gene encoding uncharacterized protein LOC124532770 isoform X2: MGNHNTHEKSGTEGGGSGTSTPRGSTRGTRSGSSGELQGQQEKAETQTTSLVPVEKLGKLLAHRSQKEDGVNGVTEKSFTKYLFPKYPDLARQFYNYIHRSGKCKNKHIPLSTFKQQCEKILAMLDDSAIIETYVRMFSVDADEGTVTPDDLRSLLYISYKLSMDHYPEGPQTCFMVNKTLTAVLRGCFNNKDSHSVGFVVRWLEEHCHRLIFPVHRYCVHVLATRHRDVETLAARADGDALELGTPVLERSAWGSAALPVSAAWLLAATAPPLYSRPLRAPPPPAGSAAAWLARLVCALPSHWAPLYASREHGLGANRFLHHTLAYRGPTLVVLEGGAGPDALTLVVCAAQEWRDTHQYWGAPDCALVQLYPTYALVEQAPKMLYLNSCIRGYPKGLRAGSDPRKPLLVVNEGFDSFTFKGVPYTLAAIEVWGCGEQSLRDAQLEVKKWQVREAERQRQVKISAADWIEHPDRYLLELAGRPQYNNSSS, encoded by the exons ATGGGTAATCATAATACACATGAAAAAAGCGGGACAGAAGGTGGCGGTAGTGGTACTAGTACCCCTAGAGGGTCTACTAGAGGAACTCGATCAGGGTCTAGTGGTGAATTGCAAGGCCAGCAGGAAAAGGCTGAGACTCAGACGACGTCTTTAGTGCCCGTGGAAAAACTCGGCAAG CTCCTCGCACATCGCTCGCAGAAAGAAGATGGCGTCAATGGCGTCACGGAAAAATCGTTTACC AAATATTTATTCCCGAAATACCCGGACCTGGCACGACAGTTCTACAACTACATCCACAGGAGCGGCAAGTGCAAAAACAAGCACATCCCGCTGTCCACGTTCAAGCAGCAATGCGAGAAGATACTGGCCATGTTGGACGACAGCGCGATTATCGAAACTTACGTCAG AATGTTCAGTGTAGACGCAGACGAAGGTACCGTGACGCCGGATGACCTCCGAAGTCTGCTCTACATCAGCTACAAACTCTCGATGGACCACTACCCCGAGGGGCCGCAGACTTGCTTCATG GTGAACAAAACGCTGACGGCGGTGCTCAGGGGCTGCTTCAACAACAAGGACTCCCACAGCGTTGGCTTCGTGGTGCGCTGGCTCGAGGAGCACTGCCACCGGCTCATATTCCCCGTCCACAG GTACTGCGTGCACGTGCTGGCCACGCGGCACCGCGACGTGGAGACGCTGGCGGCGCGCGCGGACGGCGACGCGCTGGAGCTGGGCACGCCCGTGCTGGAGCGCAGCGCGTGGGGCTCGGCCGCGCTGCCCGTGTCGGCGGCGTGGCTGCTGGCCGCCACGGCGCCGCCGCTGTACTCGCGCCCGctgcgcgcgccgccgccgcccgccggcTCGGCCGCCGCCTGGCTGGCGCGCCTCGTGTGCGCGCTGCCCTCGCACTGGGCGCCGCTGTACGCGTCGCGCGAGCACGGCCTGGGCGCCAACCGCTTCCTGCACCACACGCTGGCCTACCGCGGGCCCACGCTCGTCGTGCTGGAGGGCGGCGCCGGGCCCGACGCGCTCACGCTCGTCGTGTGCGCGGCGCAGGAGTGGCGCGACACGCACCAGTACTGGGGCGCGCCCGACTGCGCGCTCGTGCAGCTCTACCCCAC GTACGCGCTGGTGGAGCAGGCGCCCAAGATGCTGTACCTGAACTCGTGCATCCGCGGGTACCCGAAGGGCCTGCGCGCGGGGTCGGACCCGCGCAAGCCGCTGCTCGTCGTCAACGAGGGCTTCGACTCGTTCACGTTCAAGGGCGTGCCCTACACGCTGGCCGCTATCGAG GTGTGGGGCTGCGGTGAGCAGTCCTTAAGAGACGCCCAATTGGAAGTTAAAAAATGGCAAGTACGGGAAGCGGAAAGACAACGCCAG GTAAAGATATCAGCAGCGGACTGGATCGAACACCCCGACCGCTACCTGCTGGAGCTGGCTGGGCGGCCGCAGTACAACAACTCCTCCAGCTAG
- the LOC124532679 gene encoding O-acyltransferase like protein-like produces the protein MVLRPLCLLCVLVAVTGITDEQYYSMPRLFELDDYDECQASRGAFCVGSFHLSSQKYSRLLNMIQTVSEDKHKFNHSVVHRGYCVNTTCAHISGEYLPDVFEECVHNLTKTKYKLDAKLLSLDNCKTSASPPTMPLDVYDLIFACVAGLILIANLVGTAYELFRSSDEKPNRFLMAWSLISSWRRLTASYDKEDSRLDALTPVHGMKAMTLILVILAHSIIAHHMTYIHNPQFLEQGNRHPLSTLLYNGTTVVQTFIILSSFLLAYNVLLSLDTDPKKKLNFQIWWQMILHRIVRIMPLNMFVIGLCATWWRFSSDGPLWSSLVEAETARCRRKWWTHVLFINNLVSPDDRCLIQTWFLAVDMQLYVITSLLLIFLARRPTIAIKILATLFVLAVIANFYLAYYLNLKSILFIARPELIRAQYTGVPSFNWQYAAAWGSLPAALLGLLLAFVHRVVTTSSYQLQQNKCYRVLYRLSVPSILLWIMCGYFVRDSPSKTAVTLYTAVDRPVFSVIMVTAMLGFFLKVDRLYWHVLTWRIWHILSRMSLSVLLVHWCYNLTFLAIKTNLARVSVFEIGGHIFTSIVMTYVTSLPLYLMVEIPAQKVLQLLYTS, from the exons ATGGTGTTACGACCGTTGTGTTTACTGTGTGTGCTGGTGGCAGTTACAGGGATCACAG ATGAGCAATACTACTCCATGCCGCGGCTCTTCGAGCTGGACGACTACGACGAGTGCCAGGCCTCGCGCGGTGCCTTCTGCGTCGGCTCCTTCCATCTCTCCTCGCAGAAGTACAGCCGTCTCCTCAACATGATACAG ACTGTCTCTGAAGACAAGCACAAGTTCAACCACTCAGTCGTCCACCGCGGCTACTGCGTCAACACGACGTGCGCTCACATCTCTGGCGAATACCTCCCCGACGTATTCGAGGAGTGCGTCCACAACCTCACGAAAACCAAGTACAAGCTGGACGCGAAACTCCTCAGCTTGGACAACTGCAAGACCAGCGCCAGTCCGCCTACAATGCCTCTAGATGTATATGATCTCATATTCGCGTGTGTCGCTGGCCTAATACTAATAGCCAACTTAGTTGGGACAGCATATGAACTATTTCGTAGCTCGGATGAGAAAC CAAACCGCTTCCTGATGGCGTGGTCGCTGATAAGTAGCTGGAGGCGGCTGACGGCGAGCTACGACAAGGAGGACTCCCGGCTCGACGCGCTCACGCCCGTGCACGGGATGAA AGCGATGACACTCATTCTAGTGATTCTAGCGCACTCGATCATAGCTCACCACATGACGTACATACACAACCCGCAGTTTCTGGAACAG GGAAATAGGCATCCCCTATCAACGCTCCTGTACAACGGGACCACTGTGGTCCAGACCTTCATAATCCTGTCGTCCTTCCTGCTGGCCTATAACGTGCTGTTATCGCTGGATACCGATCCCAAGAAGAAACTGAACTTCCAAATATGGTGGCAGATGATACTGCACAGGATCGTGAG GATTATGCCACTGAACATGTTCGTGATCGGTCTGTGTGCCACGTGGTGGCGCTTCTCGAGCGACGGTCCGCTGTGGTCCTCGCTCGTGGAGGCGGAGACCGCTCGCTGCCGACGCAAGTGGTGGACGCACGTGCTCTTCATCAACAACCTCGTCAGCCCTGACGACAGGTGCCTGATACAGACTTG GTTTCTAGCAGTTGACATGCAACTCTACGTAATAACCTCTCTGCTACTGATATTCTTGGCACGAAGACCGACAATCGCGATCAAAATTCTGGCAACCCTGTTCGTGCTCGCGGTAATCGCCAACTTCTACCTGGCCTACTACTTGAATCTGAAGTCCATTCTCTTCATTGCTCGTCCCGA ACTCATCCGAGCGCAATACACCGGAGTGCCGTCGTTCAACTGGCAGTACGCGGCGGCGTGGGGCAGCCTGCCTGCCGCGCTGCTCGGCCTGCTGCTCGCCTTCGTGCACCGCGTCGTCACCACCTCCAGCTACCAGCTGCAGCAGAACAAA TGCTACCGTGTGCTGTACCGCTTGTCGGTGCCGAGTATTCTGCTGTGGATCATGTGCGGCTACTTCGTGAGGGACTCGCCCTCGAAGACCGCGGTCACGCTCTACACGGCGGTCGACCGGCCCGTCTTCTCCGTCATCATGGTCACGGCCATGCTGGGATTCTTTTTAAAAGTTGATC GTCTTTACTGGCACGTGCTGACCTGGCGGATATGGCACATCCTTAGCCGAATGTCGCTGTCCGTGCTGCTCGTGCACTGGTGCTACAACCTGACATTCCTCGCTATCAAGACGAACCTCGCTCGTGTATCGGTATTTGAAATT gGCGGACATATCTTCACTTCAATAGTCATGACGTACGTCACGTCTCTGCCGCTCTACCTCATGGTCGAAATTCCGGCTCAGAAGGTATTACAGCTGCTATATACTTCATAG